Proteins encoded in a region of the Altererythrobacter ishigakiensis genome:
- a CDS encoding tetratricopeptide repeat protein, with the protein MKQIYRTSCCIAAALALGGCQSFVNALGFGPKPAQTEQRAEVFGSEELQKGRLALEQGNIASAIQQFRLAALNESHAADAFNGLGVSYARLGRADLAERYFQAAVKVDPSNPKYAANLSRFYQSPLGNSARALAMREAKTQALLAQAEKTAVEEGLIEPEIDDRGAVAISTPAPAQVERVSENEVAIAPAAKTDTPAARQPVRQAEIQIRSAPQPEAAASRVSQDSQTAIAEPRRARITVSRGGPRWSASPRSRNYPVRISLRRGSED; encoded by the coding sequence ATGAAACAGATCTACCGCACATCGTGCTGCATCGCCGCAGCACTCGCATTGGGGGGGTGTCAAAGCTTCGTGAACGCCCTCGGTTTCGGACCAAAGCCAGCTCAGACTGAACAGCGCGCTGAAGTTTTTGGCAGTGAAGAACTGCAGAAAGGCAGACTGGCGCTTGAGCAAGGCAATATCGCCAGCGCCATCCAGCAATTCCGTTTGGCCGCCTTGAATGAGAGCCATGCCGCCGATGCCTTCAATGGCCTTGGTGTTTCCTATGCACGGCTTGGCCGGGCCGATTTGGCAGAACGTTACTTCCAGGCTGCGGTCAAAGTTGACCCGAGCAATCCGAAGTATGCCGCCAATCTCTCGCGCTTTTACCAGTCGCCGCTTGGCAATTCTGCCCGCGCGCTGGCAATGCGCGAAGCAAAAACACAGGCATTGCTTGCGCAGGCAGAGAAAACTGCGGTTGAAGAAGGCTTGATCGAACCGGAGATCGATGATCGGGGCGCGGTCGCTATCTCGACCCCTGCTCCGGCTCAGGTTGAACGTGTATCCGAAAACGAAGTGGCGATTGCGCCTGCAGCAAAGACCGATACTCCTGCTGCACGTCAACCGGTTCGTCAGGCGGAAATCCAGATTCGCAGCGCTCCTCAGCCTGAAGCAGCTGCATCGCGGGTCAGTCAGGATAGCCAAACGGCAATCGCAGAGCCACGCCGCGCGCGCATCACCGTCTCTCGCGGTGGTCCACGCTGGAGTGCTAGCCCTCGTTCGCGCAACTATCCTGTGCGGATTTCATTGCGCCGCGGTAGCGAGGACTAA
- the leuB gene encoding 3-isopropylmalate dehydrogenase, with product MKIAVLPGDGIGPEVTREALRVLDELRLLDLSLMEGDVGAAGYRNRGHPLPPETLQMAREADAVLFGAVGDPSCDNLERHLRPEQAVLGLRKELDLFANLRPAKGFDGLEELSALRPEIAREIDLVIVRELTGDVYFGEKRRETLPDGRREGWDRMAYAEDEVRRIAHIAFRTAQTRDGRVTSVDKANVLETSRLWREVVEEVAAEYSDVALDHMYVDNAAMQLVKAPGAFDVVLTGNLFGDILSDQASMCVGSIGLLASASLGERQTDHGTFGLYEPIHGSAPDIAGQGKANPMATILSAAMMLRHSFGMEDEANRIERAVARALKDGIRGGDLGGDMGSEAIGKAVCQRL from the coding sequence ATGAAGATCGCAGTTTTGCCCGGCGACGGGATTGGCCCGGAAGTAACGCGCGAAGCGCTGCGTGTTCTGGATGAATTGAGATTGCTTGATCTGTCGCTGATGGAAGGTGACGTCGGCGCGGCTGGATATCGCAATCGCGGGCATCCACTGCCACCGGAGACCCTCCAGATGGCGCGCGAAGCCGACGCGGTGCTGTTCGGCGCGGTCGGCGATCCCTCGTGCGATAATCTGGAGCGACATTTGCGCCCCGAACAGGCTGTGCTGGGGCTGCGCAAGGAGCTCGACCTGTTTGCGAATCTGCGCCCGGCGAAGGGGTTTGACGGGCTGGAAGAACTCTCTGCGTTGCGGCCCGAGATCGCGCGCGAGATCGACCTGGTTATCGTGCGCGAACTGACCGGGGATGTCTATTTTGGCGAGAAACGGCGGGAAACTCTGCCCGATGGGCGGCGTGAGGGTTGGGATCGCATGGCCTATGCTGAAGATGAGGTTCGCCGCATCGCGCACATCGCGTTCCGCACCGCGCAAACGCGCGACGGACGAGTAACCAGCGTCGACAAAGCGAATGTGCTGGAGACGAGCCGGCTTTGGCGCGAAGTGGTTGAGGAAGTTGCAGCCGAATATTCCGATGTCGCGCTTGATCACATGTATGTCGATAACGCCGCGATGCAGTTGGTGAAGGCGCCAGGCGCGTTCGACGTGGTTCTGACCGGCAATCTGTTTGGCGACATCCTGTCCGATCAGGCGAGCATGTGCGTTGGCTCGATTGGCTTGCTGGCCAGCGCTTCGCTGGGTGAGCGGCAGACGGATCATGGCACTTTCGGACTATATGAACCGATCCACGGCAGCGCGCCGGATATCGCAGGACAGGGCAAGGCCAACCCGATGGCTACGATCCTGTCCGCGGCCATGATGCTGCGCCATTCATTTGGCATGGAAGATGAAGCGAACCGTATCGAGCGCGCCGTCGCGCGCGCCTTGAAGGACGGCATTCGCGGCGGAGATCTGGGTGGCGACATGGGTTCCGAAGCGATTGGTAAGGCTGTGTGCCAACGCCTTTGA
- a CDS encoding trans-sulfuration enzyme family protein: MKKTTGMDRATTRNWRPATRAVRGGTWRSEHGETSEALFLSSGFTYDDAQTVADRFAGDAQGMTYSRLQNPTVAMLEERIALLEGAEACRAQASGMAAMTAALLCQLSAGDHCVAARAAFGSCRWLVDHLLPRFGIETTVIDSADDAQWKAAIRPNTKVFFFETPANPTLDIVDLRHVCDVAQAHGITTVVDNAFATSALQRPMDFGADVVAYSATKLMDGQGRVLAGAICGSEQWINDVLLPFQRNTGPNISPFNAWVVLKGLETLELRAMRQSENAIALGAFLEPRINAAGGRMLHPGLASHPRHELAKAQMRATGPIFAFDVGTRERAFAILDALQLIDISNNIGDARSLMCHPASTTHAGMESQDREEMGVTEGLLRINVGLEDIEDLKEDLDAALRAAGI; encoded by the coding sequence ATGAAAAAGACAACAGGCATGGATCGCGCGACGACGCGCAATTGGCGACCGGCCACCCGCGCGGTGCGCGGTGGAACATGGCGCAGCGAACATGGGGAAACAAGCGAAGCGCTATTCCTCTCTTCTGGCTTCACCTATGATGACGCACAAACTGTAGCAGACCGCTTTGCGGGCGACGCACAGGGTATGACTTATTCGCGTCTGCAAAACCCCACTGTGGCTATGCTGGAAGAACGCATTGCATTGCTGGAAGGAGCAGAGGCTTGTCGCGCGCAGGCGAGCGGAATGGCGGCTATGACAGCGGCGCTTTTATGTCAGCTGTCGGCTGGCGATCATTGTGTCGCTGCGCGCGCCGCATTCGGGTCATGTCGTTGGCTGGTGGACCATCTGCTCCCGCGTTTCGGGATTGAGACCACAGTGATTGACAGCGCGGATGATGCGCAATGGAAAGCGGCCATTCGTCCCAACACAAAGGTATTCTTTTTCGAAACGCCGGCAAACCCCACGCTTGATATCGTCGACCTGCGGCACGTGTGCGACGTTGCCCAGGCGCACGGCATCACAACGGTCGTCGATAATGCCTTCGCTACCAGCGCGCTGCAGCGCCCGATGGATTTTGGCGCAGATGTCGTGGCCTATTCGGCAACGAAACTGATGGATGGACAGGGCCGTGTGCTCGCAGGAGCGATCTGCGGCAGCGAACAATGGATCAATGATGTCCTGCTACCCTTCCAACGAAACACGGGGCCGAATATTTCGCCGTTCAATGCCTGGGTGGTGTTGAAGGGGCTGGAGACCTTGGAATTGCGTGCGATGCGGCAGAGTGAAAATGCGATCGCGCTGGGTGCGTTTCTCGAGCCGCGGATTAATGCGGCCGGCGGACGCATGTTGCATCCAGGTCTCGCAAGTCATCCTCGTCACGAGCTTGCCAAGGCCCAGATGCGCGCGACCGGACCGATCTTTGCGTTTGATGTCGGTACGCGAGAGCGTGCATTCGCGATCCTGGATGCGCTACAATTAATTGATATCTCGAATAATATTGGTGATGCACGATCACTCATGTGCCATCCAGCGTCTACTACGCATGCAGGCATGGAATCTCAGGATCGCGAAGAGATGGGCGTCACGGAAGGTCTGTTGCGCATTAATGTGGGCCTTGAAGATATCGAAGACCTTAAAGAGGATTTGGATGCAGCATTGCGGGCCGCTGGAATCTAG
- a CDS encoding LysR family transcriptional regulator: MKRTHLPLNALRVYDAAARHLSFTRAADELAVTPAAVGQQIRALEDHLGVVLFRRTSKGLELTGEGSAGLDALREGFLKFEESVQAMQAGQASDRYTIAVPREFYAQWLGVKLAEFKSGNPNIQFHIVADENADFTEANLDLAVRLVDGPGELEGVQLAEAQRVVVAAPEAQDSWISWPGVALPDGEKACVTTGNPGQALSSAISGLGKAILPYPLVKEAVSAGKLKILEGPDPGRRAYWLVAPLPQWRQKKVKALVAHLTAE; the protein is encoded by the coding sequence ATGAAGCGGACTCACCTGCCTTTGAACGCCTTGCGCGTATATGACGCGGCTGCGCGACATCTGTCATTCACCCGCGCCGCGGACGAGCTGGCGGTTACGCCTGCCGCAGTCGGCCAGCAAATCCGCGCATTGGAAGACCATTTGGGTGTCGTCTTGTTCCGCCGCACCAGCAAGGGACTGGAGCTGACAGGGGAAGGCAGCGCGGGCCTTGATGCATTGCGCGAAGGCTTTCTCAAATTTGAGGAAAGCGTTCAGGCGATGCAGGCGGGCCAGGCGTCGGATCGCTACACCATCGCCGTGCCGCGCGAATTCTACGCGCAATGGCTGGGTGTGAAATTAGCTGAGTTCAAGTCTGGCAATCCGAATATCCAGTTTCACATCGTTGCCGATGAAAACGCCGATTTCACTGAAGCCAACCTTGATCTGGCGGTCCGGTTGGTCGACGGGCCGGGAGAGCTGGAGGGAGTGCAGCTGGCCGAAGCGCAGCGCGTGGTTGTCGCAGCACCCGAAGCTCAGGACAGCTGGATCAGCTGGCCGGGCGTTGCACTGCCGGATGGTGAGAAAGCCTGCGTCACGACAGGAAATCCGGGCCAAGCGCTAAGCTCAGCCATTTCAGGGCTGGGCAAGGCGATCTTGCCCTATCCGCTGGTTAAGGAAGCGGTTTCGGCGGGTAAGCTGAAGATCCTTGAAGGACCGGATCCGGGCCGCAGAGCCTACTGGCTCGTCGCGCCGCTGCCGCAGTGGCGGCAAAAGAAAGTGAAGGCGCTGGTCGCGCATTTAACCGCAGAGTGA
- a CDS encoding 2-hydroxychromene-2-carboxylate isomerase, whose amino-acid sequence MSKRVELIFDFVSPNAYLVWWPLRDLVKRTGAELDVFPVFLGGMHKLTGNAPPMIRDADVKGKVEYSMLEMRRFIEKHGLTKYKLHPQFPFNSITLQRMLYAADQDGRGVQFVEAMLPAIWEDGVDVLDQAALGAAVTAAGFDAKDLFERSQTDEVKQGLIKNTENAVARGTFGIPTMFVGPKGKDEMFFGKERLDQIEEELTAH is encoded by the coding sequence ATGTCAAAGCGCGTTGAACTGATTTTCGACTTTGTTAGCCCCAACGCCTATCTGGTGTGGTGGCCGCTGCGCGATCTTGTCAAACGTACCGGGGCTGAGCTGGACGTGTTCCCGGTCTTCCTGGGCGGAATGCACAAACTCACTGGAAACGCGCCGCCGATGATCCGGGACGCGGATGTTAAGGGCAAGGTCGAGTATTCCATGCTTGAAATGCGTCGCTTCATCGAGAAACATGGCCTCACCAAGTATAAGTTGCACCCACAGTTTCCGTTCAACTCGATCACGCTGCAGCGTATGCTTTACGCCGCTGATCAGGATGGGCGCGGGGTCCAATTCGTTGAAGCGATGCTGCCCGCCATCTGGGAAGATGGTGTCGACGTACTCGATCAGGCAGCTCTGGGTGCTGCAGTTACTGCGGCTGGTTTCGATGCGAAGGACTTGTTCGAGCGCAGCCAGACAGACGAAGTGAAGCAAGGACTGATCAAGAACACCGAAAACGCGGTCGCGCGCGGTACATTCGGAATTCCGACAATGTTTGTTGGTCCCAAGGGGAAGGACGAAATGTTCTTCGGCAAAGAGCGTCTGGATCAGATCGAAGAAGAGCTGACGGCTCATTGA
- a CDS encoding A24 family peptidase: protein MDTALLWPAALTALLVIGAVSDMRTRRLPNWLCLALLVLGLAYAYYLGGFALTGWHFAHAMIAMVIGAGIFAAGIMGAGDAKFYAGLAAFFPLSEGLNLLLWVSIAGIVSILSWMILRRILPFKKPEEGSLHAKFPYGVAIAIGGILVAWTGVVPSGVSA from the coding sequence TTGGATACAGCGCTGCTTTGGCCAGCAGCACTGACTGCGCTCCTCGTCATAGGGGCCGTCAGTGACATGCGAACCCGCCGATTGCCGAACTGGTTGTGTCTCGCGCTGCTCGTGCTGGGACTGGCTTATGCCTATTATCTCGGTGGTTTCGCTCTCACAGGCTGGCACTTTGCGCATGCCATGATCGCGATGGTAATCGGCGCGGGCATTTTTGCAGCGGGAATAATGGGGGCTGGCGACGCGAAGTTCTACGCCGGACTTGCCGCGTTTTTTCCGCTCTCAGAGGGCCTCAATCTGCTGCTTTGGGTGTCTATTGCCGGTATCGTTTCCATCTTGAGCTGGATGATTCTGCGTCGGATCCTTCCTTTCAAGAAGCCTGAAGAAGGCAGCCTGCATGCCAAATTTCCATATGGTGTGGCGATTGCTATCGGCGGTATTCTCGTCGCTTGGACGGGGGTTGTGCCGTCAGGCGTCAGTGCGTGA
- a CDS encoding phospholipid carrier-dependent glycosyltransferase, with protein MSQAPEHDTDPILLTLTLGCVVGLFCAFWLTVQPDPLVTDTHYLPAALEILAGMVTLIASMRAIWHVTRTRAVTLVSGLLLAAGLILMTQSRSLVPVIYLVCLLSLAAWQLSAAIRRPEQGRWRLAAVGVYFGLAMGVNWVAISMVFLAVAAFFVARLSAGRRRLMTSKRGIPVPGISLIEAIVWLGVVPLLIYAAASLAGISG; from the coding sequence ATGAGCCAAGCCCCCGAGCATGACACCGATCCAATTCTGTTGACGCTAACCCTGGGTTGCGTCGTCGGGTTGTTTTGCGCGTTCTGGCTGACCGTCCAACCGGACCCGCTTGTCACGGACACCCACTATTTGCCGGCAGCGCTCGAGATTCTGGCAGGCATGGTGACACTGATAGCCAGCATGCGGGCAATTTGGCACGTAACGCGCACGCGAGCTGTAACCTTGGTTTCCGGCTTATTACTGGCGGCGGGACTCATCTTAATGACCCAGTCGCGCAGCCTGGTGCCGGTCATATACTTGGTGTGTTTGCTCTCGCTCGCGGCCTGGCAGCTTTCGGCTGCGATCCGCCGGCCAGAACAGGGCCGCTGGCGATTGGCAGCTGTTGGCGTATATTTCGGGCTGGCCATGGGGGTGAATTGGGTCGCGATTTCCATGGTCTTTCTGGCTGTTGCCGCGTTTTTTGTCGCGCGTCTATCGGCAGGGCGCAGGCGATTGATGACGAGCAAGCGGGGTATTCCTGTTCCCGGTATCTCGCTGATCGAAGCAATTGTGTGGCTCGGTGTGGTTCCCTTGCTGATCTATGCCGCTGCTTCGTTGGCTGGTATTTCCGGCTGA
- a CDS encoding GNAT family N-acetyltransferase yields MSASLPTPTLETPRFTMRKLVREDTAALFPTLSDPEQCKYMLNVAFETEEQLGDWLCDTDWSGRSWSVIERSSGKLVARIVAVPCEHDTAEIGYITVKDRQGEGIAFECTQRLLKQLFEVENHHRVFAITDPRNTGSNRLVEKLGFRREAHFVENIKTHIGWCDEYYWGLLASEWRERLG; encoded by the coding sequence GTGAGTGCTTCACTGCCAACACCGACGCTGGAAACACCGCGTTTCACGATGCGCAAGCTTGTACGCGAAGACACAGCGGCTCTATTCCCGACGCTCTCTGATCCTGAGCAATGCAAATACATGCTGAACGTTGCGTTCGAGACGGAGGAGCAACTCGGCGATTGGCTATGTGATACCGATTGGAGTGGCCGTAGCTGGAGCGTGATCGAGCGTTCGTCGGGAAAGCTTGTCGCGCGCATTGTCGCGGTGCCATGCGAGCATGACACTGCGGAAATAGGTTACATCACTGTAAAGGACCGCCAAGGCGAAGGCATAGCCTTTGAATGCACGCAGCGCTTGCTCAAACAGCTGTTCGAGGTGGAAAATCATCATCGAGTGTTCGCTATCACCGATCCGCGCAACACCGGCTCAAACCGGTTGGTCGAGAAACTCGGGTTCCGCCGCGAAGCGCATTTTGTTGAGAACATCAAGACGCATATCGGTTGGTGCGACGAGTATTATTGGGGTTTGCTCGCCAGTGAATGGCGCGAGCGGCTTGGTTGA
- the recO gene encoding DNA repair protein RecO, producing the protein MNLRAPAILVASRHHGETASIARFLTEDFGLVAAYVAGGRGRQLRPVMIPGNRVAIDLRAKSDSQLPFAKVELTDSRGPWMTEPLPAAAITWACALTATALPERNAYPALFGALDGLLSAVCQAPSARGWLPAMIAYETLLLRELGYGGARPDADSDLSALIAAFDRLEQPLARYLLADKRGDVMASRKLLRERLGRMLTQ; encoded by the coding sequence ATGAATCTGCGCGCACCGGCCATACTCGTTGCATCAAGACATCACGGCGAAACCGCCAGCATTGCGCGATTCCTGACTGAAGATTTTGGCCTTGTCGCGGCTTATGTCGCGGGTGGGCGAGGGCGGCAGCTACGACCGGTAATGATCCCGGGAAATCGGGTGGCGATTGATCTGCGCGCGAAATCGGATAGCCAATTGCCATTCGCCAAGGTCGAACTGACCGACAGCCGCGGGCCCTGGATGACCGAACCTTTGCCTGCTGCTGCTATTACATGGGCCTGCGCCCTGACAGCCACTGCCTTGCCTGAACGAAATGCCTATCCCGCTTTGTTTGGTGCGCTTGATGGCCTGTTGAGCGCGGTGTGTCAGGCCCCGTCTGCGCGCGGTTGGCTACCTGCGATGATCGCTTACGAGACACTTTTGTTGCGAGAGCTTGGCTATGGCGGGGCGCGTCCGGATGCGGACTCCGATCTGTCAGCGCTGATAGCTGCGTTTGACCGGCTTGAACAACCTCTTGCCCGCTACCTGCTTGCCGACAAGCGCGGCGATGTTATGGCATCACGGAAGCTATTGAGGGAGCGGCTTGGCCGCATGCTGACGCAATGA
- a CDS encoding TspO/MBR family protein produces MNVIASRSQLRASFFRWGLFTVPLIVLLGFVAGQLGSPNTLWFQSLVKPDIYPPPAAFGIVWSILYVMIGIALALVCSSWGARGRGIAIGLFALHFIFNLAWTPVFFGNQNIEGGLIVLAIVVVTLLAVIAAFWRVRRLAAVLLLPYLAWASFATLLNYEFLQANPDGGQDVPNNSVQRIQL; encoded by the coding sequence ATGAACGTTATCGCCTCACGCAGCCAGTTGCGCGCCAGCTTCTTTCGCTGGGGGCTGTTCACGGTGCCGCTGATTGTTTTGCTGGGCTTTGTCGCAGGCCAGTTGGGTAGCCCGAACACTTTGTGGTTTCAGAGCTTGGTCAAACCCGACATCTACCCGCCGCCCGCAGCCTTCGGCATCGTGTGGAGCATCCTCTATGTGATGATAGGCATCGCTTTGGCCCTCGTTTGCAGCTCATGGGGGGCACGTGGTCGCGGGATCGCAATCGGTCTCTTCGCACTGCATTTCATCTTCAATCTGGCCTGGACTCCGGTTTTTTTCGGCAATCAGAATATTGAAGGTGGTCTGATTGTATTGGCGATTGTGGTTGTGACCTTGCTGGCGGTGATCGCGGCATTCTGGAGAGTCCGGCGGCTCGCAGCGGTATTGTTGTTGCCTTATCTGGCATGGGCAAGCTTCGCGACTTTGTTGAATTACGAATTTCTGCAAGCAAATCCCGATGGCGGGCAGGATGTACCGAACAATTCGGTCCAGCGCATTCAGCTATAG
- a CDS encoding DUF6969 family protein: MNATDAAHTVIETITQMAQEQRPLMLRVLPDGGESHFWKHYPKGDARDAKTRSRWYYHVHAPGSRDEGEHGHFHLFLHRTQLPKGLEPKVWPPQGEDCKAHVTHLVGLSIDTVGIPRAWFTVNRFVTNEFLFPADVMIEHLPDFNVDETKEDDLVNRFVTAMVALYREEIAELLRQRDARHAELVAKHGEKGYEKESGVEVLSQIPIDLDAKISSLDLE, encoded by the coding sequence ATGAACGCCACAGACGCCGCCCATACCGTCATCGAAACCATCACACAGATGGCTCAAGAACAGCGCCCGTTGATGCTTCGCGTATTGCCTGACGGTGGCGAAAGCCATTTCTGGAAGCATTATCCCAAAGGTGATGCACGCGATGCCAAGACCAGATCGCGCTGGTATTACCACGTCCACGCGCCGGGATCGCGCGACGAGGGCGAGCACGGGCATTTTCACCTGTTCCTGCACCGCACGCAGCTGCCAAAGGGGCTTGAGCCCAAGGTCTGGCCACCTCAAGGCGAAGATTGCAAAGCGCATGTTACCCATTTGGTCGGATTGTCGATCGACACCGTCGGCATCCCGCGCGCATGGTTCACCGTAAACCGCTTCGTCACGAATGAGTTTCTTTTCCCGGCCGATGTCATGATCGAGCATTTGCCTGACTTCAACGTGGATGAGACCAAGGAAGACGATCTGGTCAACCGCTTTGTCACGGCAATGGTCGCGCTGTACCGTGAAGAAATTGCGGAGCTTCTGCGCCAACGCGATGCACGGCATGCAGAGCTGGTCGCCAAGCACGGCGAGAAGGGATACGAAAAGGAAAGCGGTGTCGAAGTGCTCTCGCAAATTCCCATCGATCTTGATGCAAAGATCAGCAGCCTGGATTTGGAATAG
- the apaG gene encoding Co2+/Mg2+ efflux protein ApaG — MKELFQHAAITEGVTVRVAVNFLPEQSQPDAGKWFWVYHIRIENGSHEAVQLRTRHWRITDARGMVNHVDGEGVVGEQPLLRPGESHDYVSGCPLATPHGSMEGFYVFHREDGTPLEVRIPFFPLAAPETAER, encoded by the coding sequence ATGAAAGAGCTGTTCCAACACGCTGCCATTACAGAAGGTGTTACCGTGCGGGTCGCGGTCAACTTCCTGCCCGAACAATCGCAACCCGATGCAGGGAAGTGGTTCTGGGTCTACCACATCCGTATCGAGAACGGCAGCCACGAGGCGGTTCAGCTGCGAACCCGACATTGGCGGATCACTGACGCCCGCGGCATGGTAAACCATGTTGACGGCGAAGGGGTGGTGGGTGAGCAGCCCCTGCTCAGGCCCGGCGAAAGCCACGATTATGTCTCTGGCTGCCCGCTCGCGACGCCGCACGGGTCGATGGAAGGCTTTTATGTCTTCCACCGCGAAGATGGTACGCCGCTGGAAGTTCGGATTCCATTCTTCCCGCTTGCCGCGCCCGAAACGGCCGAACGCTAA
- a CDS encoding TlyA family RNA methyltransferase — MSKKRRIDQLLAERGLAESRARAQALVMAGLVFSGETKITKPGQQMAEDVPIEVRGRDHPWVSRGGIKLAHAIEHFGLDPAGAVAMDIGSSTGGFTDVLLQGGAEHVFAVDSGTNQLAWKLRQDARVTVLEQTSARILTPELIDRPCNWVVCDASFIGLAKVLERPLELAAPNCQLVALIKPQFEVGREEVGKKGVVSDPALHARVCNEVRDWLESNGWTVEGIVESPITGPQGNVEFLVSATRA; from the coding sequence ATGAGCAAAAAACGCCGGATCGATCAGCTGCTTGCCGAGCGCGGGCTCGCCGAGAGTCGCGCGCGTGCGCAGGCGCTGGTGATGGCGGGGCTGGTCTTCAGTGGTGAGACCAAGATCACCAAGCCGGGTCAGCAGATGGCCGAAGATGTACCGATTGAGGTTCGCGGGCGCGATCACCCATGGGTCAGCCGCGGCGGGATCAAGCTTGCCCACGCGATAGAGCACTTCGGGCTCGACCCGGCAGGGGCAGTGGCGATGGATATTGGCAGCTCAACCGGCGGCTTTACCGATGTGTTGCTGCAGGGCGGTGCGGAACATGTCTTCGCAGTCGACAGCGGCACCAACCAGCTGGCGTGGAAGCTGAGGCAGGATGCCCGAGTCACAGTGCTGGAACAGACCAGCGCGCGTATTCTCACGCCGGAACTTATCGATCGCCCGTGCAACTGGGTCGTGTGCGATGCCAGCTTTATCGGGCTTGCCAAGGTACTTGAGCGACCGCTCGAACTGGCTGCGCCCAATTGCCAGCTTGTCGCACTGATCAAACCGCAGTTCGAAGTGGGGCGAGAGGAAGTTGGCAAGAAAGGCGTGGTCAGCGATCCGGCCTTGCATGCGCGCGTGTGCAACGAAGTGCGCGATTGGCTGGAAAGTAACGGCTGGACAGTCGAAGGGATTGTCGAGAGCCCGATTACGGGGCCGCAGGGGAATGTAGAGTTTCTGGTTTCCGCTACGCGCGCTTAG
- a CDS encoding TetR/AcrR family transcriptional regulator — protein MTGIQKSQQKLSREALLPLMANHVLTHGMGGASLRPLAKAAGTSDRMLIYHFGNKERLIADVLAYVARAYSEVLDASLSGERSTSRRELLDRIIKRTSGSDMEPFLALWWEIVAGSARDLPGYRAAAQSVMSQLLAWLTEQMPENDPDPSGGATYLLTMIEGAQMLSAIGHDAIGMRGLETAPL, from the coding sequence ATGACCGGCATTCAAAAGAGCCAGCAGAAACTATCGAGAGAGGCGCTGCTTCCGCTGATGGCGAACCACGTCCTGACGCATGGCATGGGCGGTGCGAGCCTGCGACCGCTCGCCAAGGCCGCAGGGACCAGTGATCGGATGCTGATTTATCATTTCGGGAATAAGGAGCGGCTGATTGCTGATGTGCTGGCGTATGTCGCCAGGGCATACTCCGAAGTGCTTGATGCGTCGTTGTCGGGCGAACGATCAACGTCGCGGCGCGAACTGCTTGATCGGATCATTAAGCGCACGAGCGGCTCTGACATGGAGCCATTTCTGGCGCTCTGGTGGGAAATTGTTGCTGGTTCTGCGCGCGATCTGCCGGGGTATCGCGCCGCTGCGCAGAGTGTGATGTCTCAGTTACTGGCGTGGCTGACCGAACAGATGCCGGAAAACGATCCTGACCCTTCGGGTGGCGCTACCTATTTGCTGACAATGATTGAAGGTGCCCAGATGCTGTCAGCGATCGGTCATGACGCAATCGGGATGCGGGGCCTCGAAACCGCACCCTTGTGA
- a CDS encoding accessory factor UbiK family protein, translated as MQSKNPMIADIVKMANSAAGTFAGMTREARESARERLKEGMAGMDFVSREEFETVKMMAQKAREENEALKARLEELEAKLAGK; from the coding sequence ATGCAAAGCAAGAACCCGATGATCGCCGATATCGTGAAGATGGCAAACAGTGCAGCAGGCACATTTGCCGGCATGACGCGTGAAGCGCGCGAAAGCGCTCGCGAGCGCCTGAAAGAAGGTATGGCGGGAATGGATTTCGTCTCTCGCGAGGAGTTCGAGACCGTGAAGATGATGGCCCAGAAAGCGCGCGAAGAGAATGAAGCGTTGAAGGCACGGCTGGAAGAGCTGGAAGCAAAGCTCGCTGGCAAGTAA